From the genome of Oryza glaberrima chromosome 1, OglaRS2, whole genome shotgun sequence:
AGATGGGTTAGGTTAAAATCTAGTCGGGCTTGCCATTGGGCTAAGCCTATAAACAGGGTGCTCAATACATGGATCTTAATGGGCTATTAGATATTTTATGAAGTTTTTTAGCTAGATAATGACGAATTTGAGCGTCATAAAGTTATGACGACGGAAGGATCGTCACTATattaatgacaaaaaaaaaggtttcgTCATAGAATGCCATTAGAGACGCCTGATAGGTGACGAATGAATTTTCGTCACGCGAGCATCACAGATTACGAAATGTGACGAAAAATTCAATGTTAGTGACTTAAATGAAGTGTCATCTATCATAAGATCTCTTGTAGTGTTGGTGATGATGTGGGTTATCTAGCCATGGATTAGATTAAGTCAAATTTAAGACGGTAGATGAAGTTGAACATGGTCTTTGAGGAGTCTACGAAGTGACAGCTAGGAAGGTGCAATTTCGCTTGGCAACATGACTGAGATGACACATTTTCAGGATATTACACCACGCCACTCCTTCGATCTAGAAGTGGTTAGCATCGATCTGCAACTGGTGGATTTGCTTGATGCACATGATTCGTGGATGCACCGCTATTCCAATTTTATTTGTGTGATTGGATTCCAattgggattttttttggaggggggaggaggggttgaCTGAATTCCGATTGGGATGGGATTTGGGGGTGGTGTGACGGACAAATTTTATTGGGTGGATTGGAGTTCCTCATGGATCCCTATGCTGATTTTATTAGGGTGGATTAGAGCTTGATTCCTGGTTTCTCCCATGGATCCGTCTgctgattttgtttgggtgaaTTAGAGTCCGATTCTTTTAGTTTCGTGTTCGAGTCTATGTCTAAGTGGCGAAATTTCTGAATCGGGACACCGGCATTGTAGGCGCGGTGACGAACGACGGACGAAGAAGTGACGTGGGTGAAAATATTTGGGGATCAAGatgggggattttttttttgaaggaatcGGACTCGACTCCTGTGAGGGACGATGGACGAAAAATCGCGGGTGAAAAggatgtgacgaccggaaaaatacaaatatttatattagctATAGATTATATGGTAAATTATATGTAATTAAGTCTTGTAAAATTTTATTGTGCCCACGTAATATTATAGTACTGCACTTTAcatgaaatatatttaatgtacgATATGAATTTAATTAAAGTTCAAATGCACTGAtcgtataaaaatattttttttggtaacataattttttttttaaaaaataaagacaaatAGATTTGCACCGTAGCATTTAGCACGGACATATTACTAGTTAAGAAAGTAGCAAAAGGACATGTCACAGCACAAATTATGATagataggaaaataaaatagtaGAAGATTTGATAGATGGAGAATAAACTAGTGCAAGAGTTGATAGATGGGAAATAAAGTTTTGTCTAGGGATCacaaatctcttatattatgggataaatTATAAGGGTAAACGGAAAAGGTAAGTGCCAAGCAGTCTCGTCGAAATGTATGTCGTCTCTGTCAACACTTGACTTACTAGTAATTATTATAGTAGGAAAGATTCCGAATATTCTCCTAAACTTTGGATGGAAATCCATCTAGCACTCTGAACTTTAAAACGGATATCCAATTCCGTGAACTTTGCTATACCATGCATATTACCCCTAAGATGATTTTGGATGGAagttttgcatattttggaAGCTTAAATGAACAGCtttgaataactaatataacatatttgtaTATTATTGGTTGTTAGTCATTAATTTATGCATATACAGTGATATCATActactattatatattattattatgttagGAATTGTTTGTAAGTGAGAGGTAATAAGGAGTAAAAATAAAGATTTAAGTCaagattttaatatatatgtccaatTTATATGTCACATGATCAAACTCATtcaacttatatataaattggactagaaaaaaatatccgtgcgttgcaacggttgaatgctattttaatcttattattgttatacggtttagcagGAAGATATTTACTATgggaattcacttggatattttttttagaaaattatgagacgcaattaggagtccgactttcatctcaagttagcatgtgagtttttttaaagagatttcttatacgattccttttgtttttccaaaagcaaacgaacttaaaatccgactcaaacacgaatctgtatttccaaaagcgaacgaacttaaaaaccaactcaaatacggatgacgtaccaaaatactggtaaaaatattttcaatttttataatagtagagataaaaacacTATGCAAAATCACCTTAAGGAGTTATATAAACGGTATCGTAAAGTTTAGAGGTTGAATGTACGGTTTCAAAGTTTAGGATGTTAGACACGAAATAGGGGGTTATTTAAACTTTTCCCATTATCGCATACAAATCACTTTTTCCCTTCTCAGGTACAAACCAAACTAGCAAAGCTTCAGGGCACCTAGCCAGGTAACATTTAAGAACTTCTTAAAAAACCTATATCAGACATGTAAAATTTTCAGGCCTGGTGCATGCTCAagtcaccaaccaaacaggtCCTTATGTAAGCATCTTCAAAGTGGTAGGATCAGCTGTAGCGAGTCTAGAATCCACTTCATTATTTAATCAAAGCGGAATGAATTTGTATTATTGATTTATTGTCTTTCATGATTGCACTCTCACAACAGGTGGTAGAAACTATCAACAGTCCatcaatctcagccgtccgaGCCTTCATCCACGGACAGATTAGACACTAGCACTGTATACTTAAGCAAAGCCGGGCACACGAACGCGGATTAAACCGTGGGGTAGAATGGGGAGGTGGCGAGGCCACAGGTGCCCTGGGGCCACCACACGTCCTTGGCCAGGTACACGTAGCCCTGCTCGCCCCAGTCGTTGCTCCACGAGTTCTTGGCGATCCAGTACTTTTCCCCGCCGAAGTTCTCGCAGTAGCCGACGATGGTGACGGCGTGGTTCACACTCCCGGGGTTGCAGGGGCCCTTGTACACGCCGCCCTTGTAGAACTGGAACTCCTGCGCGCTCGCGTCGATGTACACCGTCACCGGCTGCCTCGCCACGGCAAGCGCCAGCTGCCGCTCGTCGttgggcggcacggcggcgaagccggagacgGACGCCGAGTGGTCGAACAGCAGCTTGCCCACGTCGCAGCTGCCCTGGACGCCCGTGTACGGGTACTTCTCCTCCGACGTGATGCCGCCGCGGGACGCCACCAGGTTGAGCGCCGTGTCGGAGTGGCCGCCGCTGCAGCCGAAGCTCCCGGTGTCGCAGTCCACCATCACCTGCTCCGACAGCGACACCAGCTCGCCGGTCTTGATCTTGTGCAGGCCCTCGATGGCCGCCGCGGACGCGAACGCCCAGCACGACGCTGCCATTGTTTCCAACCCAACCAACAAATCAGCAATGCATTAATTGGCCGGAGCTAGCAGAGACGACAGAGAGCAAGTCGATGTAGCTTACCGCAATTGCCTTGGAACTTGACGCCGGTGACGGCGCCGCTGGAGCGCCAGTCGACGCAGCACGGCTGCCAGGAGTGGGGCGAGATCGGGGTCGGCGGAGGAGAGTGGAATCCGGAGGCGTTGAACCCGGTGAACTGCTGGACGAACTCGGTGGAGGTGAGGTCGCCGAACCTGTTCATGCCGACGACGGAGTCCGTGATGGTCTGCGGCGCGAAGGCGCCAACGCCGGAGGAGAGCTGCGTCTGGCTGCGGAAGGCGCCGATGAAGTTGGTGTTGCCCTTCCACACCTGGTACCTCTTCTCCTGCTCCTCCGGGCACGAGTAGTGCTTGGCGTACTTGGCCATCCACTGCGAGAACATGAACCTCAGCTCCTTGTCGGACTTGtcgcacgacggcggcggcggcggctgagggttCGCCGCCGCCAGTAGGACCTGCAAGAGGCAAGTGATGGACAGGAGAAGCCCAAGCAGGAGAGGCTTGGAAGAAACCATTTTGATTAATTAGATTATGTTTGTCGATCTCTTGTCTGTACTTAGTGCGTGTAGCTTATGCTTTTTCTTGTGTGGAAAACATGCTTACATAGCAAGGTTTATATAGACTTCTTGACCATGCATTGATGCTTACTAGCTAGGAGTAGTTGCcttcttgtgagttgtgacttgAGACTTGGGAGTAGTTGTGTGTTGTGTATGCAAGAGTAGGCGAGGATGTTTGGTCAGtgcactaaaaaaaataaatgaattttATGCTAAGTTGCTACCAACTAGTGTTGTTTGGAGCAAAGGAATGAGCGTCTTTAGTTCATATGGAGTGACATTTTCCATTCATGTTTTCAGGAAATATCACAAAAGGTACAATGTCTTTGAAACTCTCATTTCAATTTTCTCCTTTCCTAGGAAGCATCCTTGTTGTGAACTTGTCATTGGCAGATTGAACACTTCCTTTTCCCTCAAAAAGATTGAACACTTCCTTCGATATTAAAATGCTTCCGAAGGATTCAACAACAACCATAAGATCCTATACCCAACATGGTCATAATTTAGCAAGCTTATGATTTTAGTCATGTAACGATTGATAAATCATTTTAGTTGAAGGATGCATGGGTCTGTTCAGCATATGGCGTGGATAAACTAGATCCCCGTATATCTTGGTTGCTGAATATTTTGTTGAAACCAAATCTTGGTTGCCGAATATAAGAATGCTTATTATTTTAGTAGTTTGCAACAAACCATGTGCTTGAGGTTGAGGGGGTTAAAAAAACTAGTGACCAAACCGTTTTCTCTCAACGGTGCacatccttattttttaattcttcaATTGCATCCATGCTTGAAAAACACACGCACATCACCTATGATCAGGGCTTAATATATCGGTTTTCCTAATCCTATCCTTATCCTATCGAGGCATCGATAACATAAAAAAATGAGATATTGCTATAATTTCGGCCTGAAATAATTTGAACTCTTAAATATATTTGGTCAAATTGAAATAAATTTTGCTaaatccaaaaaagaaaaattccaaaaaaaattggttgAAATAGTTTCCTATTGGGGAGATTGGGGATGACGGGGGATTGGGGCGGCGATCGATTGAtccgaaatttcggaatttttttttcagaattttaaaACTAGCAATGATCAAGGCTAGCATTATACTTGAGGATCACTAAAGGTCCTCACGATAATTAGCAATGATCGACTTCAATGTTCTACTACACTGAAAATAATAATGTACGCGTCAATACATGACAGCATGGCCTGTGTGTAAAGTTCTGTCTGTGCAAGTGTACAATTAGAACTTCTTCAGCTCCATAGATTGCCACTGGAGTGTTTTTGTGTAAAGGCATTTTCATTTGGTAATTTGTTAGGTaattaagcttttttttttttgcaatacaGAGCGAGACATCACAACAACCAGTACTGTTGTTAGGTACTAATAACTACCAGTGACTAGTGGAATTTGAGAACTATTTTCCTGACCTGACAAACATCTCGCTAGCTGGCTCGAACGATGTTGTGCAAGTCATTTGCACTGACAGTGTGTAGGCGAGACTGAGACCGAACCTTTCAAACCAAAGAGAGCGAATATATAGTTCAGAGAATTTGTGTCAGACTTTTCCATCACTATATATCTAATTAATTTCAAACCTACTCAATCGCGGTCCTAAGTACACGCTGTACATAGTGCGTAAGATTGTACTTTGTGTACCATTATCGTATTGCTACTTGCAGTACTATGATTAACTAATTTTCCCTTAAATTTCTGTTATCTTGTACCCATCACCGATCAACTAGGCGAAAATAATGATCATATCAATTTGATTCCCTATTGGATGATGACTAAATCTGCGACAAAATCGATCGACCGCGTAAATGCATCGATCCGTCTACTGATCATGCATACTGTGTCAAACCAGCTGCTTGCCAGTGGGTATCCAACTCCAGTGGGATTCGCACAATTAATTGTTGTCGTCAACGTCGATACAGTAGTTGCCAACCAATTAAAATTGCTAGACATCATATGGAGCGTGCAGCTTGTAATTAATCAGATTAACGGTTTAAACACTAATTGCATTGTTTGCTGGCTACCGAGTACCGATCGATTGGTGATTTGGAAGCTGAAACCATACTAAATAagaatatatgcatgcatatgccaGCCCTTATCCGAGAGAGACCCAATGTACGACGATTTTTTGAACGAATTGGTCGCGTGCGTTTTCACCAACTACCTGCCCGACTGATCGTCATCTGATCGACTAAGTAATTAATACTACTCCATATGCCACGGTGTTTACGTAAGCAGACTGTGCTTATACTCGATCCCAACATTTAGCGTGGGGAAGTATCAAACGTTGCGTAGTGGTGTgcaattttcatttatttgacAATAtacaaatcatataaaattcattAATTTATGTATTTTGTTTACATGCAAATTGCCGGAAAGGCGAAAAGCATATGCAGTGTGCACCGTGACAGTATAGCTTGGTCGTCAGAAACGATCAAACGACGAAGAAAAACCGTGGATTGTTTCATGAATCATTATCGGAAGAGCATTATTCCGGCTGAACATGTCAAGGGGAAATCATGGTCGTTGGAACGTGCATGTCAAA
Proteins encoded in this window:
- the LOC127757264 gene encoding ervatamin-B-like; protein product: MVSSKPLLLGLLLSITCLLQVLLAAANPQPPPPPSCDKSDKELRFMFSQWMAKYAKHYSCPEEQEKRYQVWKGNTNFIGAFRSQTQLSSGVGAFAPQTITDSVVGMNRFGDLTSTEFVQQFTGFNASGFHSPPPTPISPHSWQPCCVDWRSSGAVTGVKFQGNCASCWAFASAAAIEGLHKIKTGELVSLSEQVMVDCDTGSFGCSGGHSDTALNLVASRGGITSEEKYPYTGVQGSCDVGKLLFDHSASVSGFAAVPPNDERQLALAVARQPVTVYIDASAQEFQFYKGGVYKGPCNPGSVNHAVTIVGYCENFGGEKYWIAKNSWSNDWGEQGYVYLAKDVWWPQGTCGLATSPFYPTV